A single genomic interval of Adhaeribacter pallidiroseus harbors:
- a CDS encoding sugar ABC transporter ATP-binding protein yields the protein MVLQLQEISKYFPGVKALEAVSFDLQPGEVHALCGENGAGKSTLMNILTGNLQPDAGTILLHGQPTRINGPAHAAELGIAIVYQQLSLTDALSVAENIFANQQPRNAWGFIQYAKLYGQTRALLQDLQIDYIQPKQLVADLSPAEKQMVEIAKALAKKPRILLLDEPTASITARETKTLFTLIKNLKKEGKSIIYISHRLPEIFEIADRVSVLKDGHYQGTQPIAAVTPENLIRLMVGRDLLGHDQASGATNQELLRVVNLAGPGFANLNFTLHKGEILGLAGLIGAGRSEMAQTLFGYLPRQQGQVFINGQEVFIHHPAEAIAAGMGYVPEERKSQGLFLDRTITENVVAANLAAAAPSGYFDFRIAQTLALEYKEKLQIATPHVQQVVRNLSGGNQQKVVLAKWLLTNPEVLLVDEPTHGIDVGAKSEIYQLLRQLATAGKGILLISSELPELLALADRILVIRQGTIRGELPGCQTTEEEIMALASW from the coding sequence ATGGTGCTGCAACTACAAGAAATTTCTAAGTATTTTCCGGGAGTAAAAGCCTTAGAAGCTGTTTCTTTCGATTTACAGCCCGGCGAAGTGCATGCCTTATGCGGCGAAAACGGCGCCGGTAAAAGCACCTTAATGAATATTTTAACCGGCAACCTGCAACCCGATGCCGGCACCATCCTGCTACATGGGCAACCCACGCGGATCAACGGTCCGGCCCACGCCGCGGAGCTGGGCATTGCCATTGTGTATCAGCAGCTCAGTTTAACCGATGCGCTTTCGGTAGCCGAAAATATTTTTGCGAACCAACAACCGCGTAATGCCTGGGGCTTTATTCAGTATGCGAAATTATATGGCCAAACCCGGGCTTTGTTACAGGACTTGCAAATAGATTACATTCAGCCGAAGCAATTAGTAGCGGATTTATCGCCAGCCGAAAAACAAATGGTAGAAATTGCGAAAGCCTTAGCCAAAAAGCCCCGAATATTACTCCTCGATGAACCAACAGCCTCGATTACCGCCCGCGAAACAAAAACCTTATTTACGTTAATAAAAAATTTAAAAAAAGAAGGCAAATCCATTATTTACATTTCGCACCGGCTACCCGAAATTTTTGAAATAGCCGATAGGGTGTCGGTTTTAAAAGACGGGCACTACCAGGGCACGCAACCAATAGCAGCCGTTACGCCCGAAAATCTGATTCGCTTAATGGTAGGCCGCGATTTATTAGGGCATGATCAGGCTTCCGGGGCCACTAACCAGGAACTTTTACGGGTAGTAAACTTAGCGGGACCTGGTTTTGCTAACTTAAACTTTACCTTACATAAAGGCGAGATACTAGGTTTAGCGGGTTTAATAGGAGCCGGTCGCTCTGAAATGGCACAAACCTTATTTGGTTATTTACCCCGGCAGCAAGGACAGGTTTTTATAAATGGCCAAGAAGTTTTCATCCATCACCCGGCAGAGGCTATTGCGGCCGGAATGGGATATGTACCGGAAGAACGAAAATCGCAAGGTTTGTTCTTAGATCGTACGATTACGGAAAATGTAGTGGCTGCGAATTTAGCTGCTGCGGCTCCATCTGGTTATTTTGATTTTAGAATAGCCCAAACTTTAGCGCTGGAATATAAAGAAAAGCTACAAATAGCCACGCCCCACGTGCAGCAAGTAGTGCGTAATTTAAGCGGCGGAAATCAGCAAAAAGTAGTACTGGCCAAATGGTTACTCACCAACCCGGAGGTGTTACTGGTAGATGAGCCAACACACGGCATCGATGTGGGAGCTAAGTCCGAAATTTACCAACTCCTCCGCCAATTAGCGACTGCAGGTAAAGGTATTTTGCTCATATCCAGCGAACTACCCGAGCTATTAGCTTTAGCGGATCGCATTTTGGTAATCAGGCAAGGAACAATACGGGGCGAACTACCCGGTTGCCAAACCACCGAAGAAGAAATTATGGCTTTGGCTAGTTGGTAA
- a CDS encoding Gfo/Idh/MocA family protein: MKNLKFAVFGTGFWSFYQLSGWQELKGVEPIALYNRTRSRAEEIARTFNVPHVYDDPEELLQKHAAELAFIDIITDVDTHALFTQKAVEYGLPVICQKPMAPTLETARQMVAACKNAGVKFYIHENFRWQAPIRKVKSILKSGVLGKVFRARVTFISAFPVFQNQPFLAELEEFILTDIGSHILDICRFLFGEAQSLYCQINRVNPSIKGEDVANVLLRMQNGISCFAEMSYASILEKEAFPQTLVQVEGELGSLVLSHDFQIKVTTRQGTTAYSAEPKMYSWVDPAYAVVHSSIVDCNRNILEDLRDNTTAETTGEDNFETVRLVHAAYESARQNKVINF, translated from the coding sequence ATGAAAAATTTAAAATTTGCGGTTTTTGGTACTGGATTTTGGTCGTTCTATCAACTATCCGGGTGGCAGGAACTAAAGGGCGTGGAACCCATTGCTTTGTATAACCGCACGCGCAGCCGGGCCGAAGAAATTGCCCGCACGTTTAACGTACCGCACGTGTACGACGACCCAGAAGAGCTTTTGCAAAAACACGCTGCCGAACTAGCTTTTATCGATATTATTACGGATGTAGACACCCACGCGCTTTTCACGCAAAAGGCTGTTGAATATGGTTTACCCGTTATTTGTCAGAAACCCATGGCGCCTACTTTGGAAACGGCCCGCCAGATGGTAGCGGCTTGTAAAAACGCCGGCGTTAAATTTTACATCCACGAAAATTTCCGGTGGCAAGCGCCTATCCGGAAAGTAAAGTCTATTTTAAAGTCCGGAGTATTAGGTAAGGTGTTCCGGGCCCGGGTTACCTTTATTTCGGCTTTCCCGGTTTTTCAGAACCAGCCTTTTCTGGCCGAATTAGAAGAATTTATTTTAACCGATATTGGGTCGCATATACTGGATATTTGCCGCTTTCTTTTCGGCGAAGCCCAATCGCTGTACTGCCAGATTAACCGGGTAAACCCCAGTATAAAAGGCGAAGATGTGGCCAATGTGCTGCTGCGGATGCAAAACGGAATTTCCTGCTTTGCCGAAATGTCGTACGCCTCTATTCTGGAAAAAGAAGCTTTTCCGCAAACCCTGGTGCAGGTAGAAGGCGAACTCGGCTCATTGGTCTTGAGTCACGATTTTCAGATAAAAGTTACTACCCGACAAGGTACCACTGCTTATTCAGCAGAACCTAAAATGTATAGCTGGGTTGATCCGGCGTATGCCGTGGTGCATTCGTCGATTGTAGATTGTAACCGCAATATTCTGGAAGATTTAAGGGATAACACTACCGCCGAAACTACCGGGGAAGATAATTTTGAAACGGTGCGTTTAGTACATGCCGCTTACGAATCGGCGCGGCAGAACAAGGTTATTAATTTTTAA